GAGCGCCATCATCTTGCTCGTCGTATGGACGGTAGTCATCGATCCTCCGTTAGTCGTCAGCGATTGAGCATCGTGCGCGCCGCGGACACCACGTGCTCTGCCGTGAGGCCGAGCTCGCGGTAGATCCGCTCGTACGGCGCGGACGCGCCGAACCGCTCCAGTCCGATCACGACGCCCGAGTCCCCGACCAGCCGGTACCACGGCTGCGGGCTCGCGGCTTCCATCGCGATGCGATGATGATTCGTGCGCGGCAATACCTGATCACGATACGATACCGGCTGTGCGTAAAATCGTTCGATGCTCGGCACGCTCACCACGCGAGCGCGGATGCCGGCCGACAGCAGCAGCTCCTGCGCGGCGAGGAGAATGTGCACTTCGGAGCCGCTGCCGAGAAGGATCACGTCGGGGCCGGCGCCGTCAACGTCGGAGAGCACATAGGCGCCGCGGGCCACGCCCGAGGCCGGCGCATAGCGCGATCGATCGAGGATCGGGACGTTCTGCCGCGTGAGCGCGAAGGCCACCGGCCCGTTCGTGATCTCGAGCGCCGTCGCCCATGCTTCGGCGGTCTCCGCGGCATCCGCGGGTCGGAACACCGTCATACCCGGAATCGCGCGAAGTGCGGCGAGTTGCTCGATGGGTTGATGCGTCGGGCCGTCTTCGCCGAGCCCGACCGAGTCGTGTGTGAACACGTAGATCGGGCGGATCTTCATGAGTGCGGCGAGCCGGGTAGGCGGCCGCATGTAGTCCGAGAAAATCAGGAACGTGCCGCCGAACGGAATGATGCCGCCGTGCACGTACATGCCGTTCATGATCGCCGCCATCGCGTGTTCGCGCACCCCGTAGAAGAGGTTGCGTCCGCGCGGGGTGTCGCGCTCGAGGCGATCGCTGGAGCTGATGATCGTTTTGGTCGACGTCGAGAGGTCGGCGGCGCCGCCCACGAGCTCGGGAATTTTGGGGCCGAGGGCGTTGATGACGGCGTTGGACGCGGCGCGCGTCGCGATCCCCTTTTCGTTAGGCTGGAACGTGGGCAGCGCGGAGCGCCAGCCATCGGGGAGTTTGCGCTCGAGGCGTCGGGCGAGCTCGCGCGCGGAATCGGGCCGGCGGGCCGCCCAGGCGTCGCGCAGCTTCTCCCACTGCGCCCGGAGGGGGGCGCCGCGCTTGCCTGCATCGCGCCAGGCGGCGAGCGCCTCGGGGGGCACGTGGAAGGTGTCGGTCCATTCCCAGCCGAGGTTCTTCTTGGTGAGCTTGACTTCGTCGACGCCTAACGGTTCGCCGTGCGCCTGCGACGTGTCCTGCTTGTGCGGGCTGCCGTAGCCGATGTGGGTGCGGACGATGATGAGCGTGGGGCGGTCGTGGACGTCGCGCGCCTGCGCGAGCGCGCGATCCATGACCGGCAGGTCGTTCACATCGTCGACGCGGAGGACGTTCCAGCCGTACGCCTCGAAGCGGGTCCCCGTGTCGTCGCTCATGGACAGCGAGGCCGGCCCGTCGAGCGTGATGCTGTTGTCGTCGTAGCAGACGATGAGTTTGCCTAACCCGAGGTGGCCGGCGATGGATGCGGCCTCGTGGGAGATGCCTTCCATGAGGTCGCCGTCGCTGGCGAACACCCAGGTGCGGTGGTCGATCACCGCATCGTCGCCGGTGTTGAACTCGGCCGCGAGGTGCCGCTCGGCAATGGCCATGCCGACGGCGTTGGCGAAGCCCTGTCCTAACGGACCGGTGGTCGTCTCGATGCCCGGCGTATGGCCGTACTCGGGGTGGCCCGGCGTCTTGCTGCCCCACTGGCGGAAATGCTTGATGTCCTCGAGCGTGAGGTCGTACCCGGTGAGATACAGCACGCTGTACAGCAGCATCGACGCGTGGCCGCACGAGAGAACGAAGCGGTCCCGGTTAGGCCAGTCGGGATGGGTCGGATCGTACCGCAGGTGCCTGGTGAAGAGCAGGTAGGCGAGCGGTGCGAGCGCCATCGGCGTGCCCGGGTGCCCCGAATTCGCCTGCTGGACCGCATCCATGGACAGCGTCCGCACCGTGTTGATGCAGAGCTCGTCCAAGGGCGATGCGATGCCGCCCGCCGCGCTCCGTGATGCTGTGGTCGCCGTTTCCGTCATGTCACCGTGCCCCTGCGTTGGATGCGATGGATGGAGGAGCGCCGCTCGCGGTCGGAGCGCGCGGTGCGTCTGTCGTGCGTGCGTCGTCTTCCGCGGCCGCGATGGCCGCGCCGTAGAGCCCAACGTCGTCGTTCATCACCACGCGCACCGGCATGCGCTGCATCATTTCCGACAGACGTCCCTTGTCTCGAAACGCGGCAAGGAAGGTGCCGTCCACCAGCTTCTTCACGATGGCGGGCGCGATGCCGCCGACGATGTACACGCCGCCGGTGGCGAGCACCGTGAGCGCGAGATTTCCCGCTTTGGCGCCGTACGCGCCCGCGAAGACATCGAGCGCCTGGACGCACAACGCGTCCGAGCCGTCGAGACCGTGCCGCGAGATCGCGGCCGCTCCCTCGTTCTCGACGGCATCGTGCACGGCGGCTTGCACGCGATCCGGCGAGCGCGCGGCGAGAAAGCGATAGATGTTCTCGAGGCCTGGACCGGAAATGACGCGCTCGCTGGACACGTGTCCGAAATCAGCGGCGAGCCACCCGAGCAAGTCGCGCTCGAGCGCCGTGTGGGGCGCGAAACCCGC
The Gemmatimonadaceae bacterium genome window above contains:
- the glk gene encoding glucokinase: FGVAGPVTDGRTATPNLPWTLDERSLAKEIGIPHARLLNDLDAIARGIARLDSRDMITLQAGAPDETGVQALIGAGTGLGEAFVVREGRRVRTRPSEGGHAGFAPHTALERDLLGWLAADFGHVSSERVISGPGLENIYRFLAARSPDRVQAAVHDAVENEGAAAISRHGLDGSDALCVQALDVFAGAYGAKAGNLALTVLATGGVYIVGGIAPAIVKKLVDGTFLAAFRDKGRLSEMMQRMPVRVVMNDDVGLYGAAIAAAEDDARTTDAPRAPTASGAPPSIASNAGAR
- the tkt gene encoding transketolase, with protein sequence MTETATTASRSAAGGIASPLDELCINTVRTLSMDAVQQANSGHPGTPMALAPLAYLLFTRHLRYDPTHPDWPNRDRFVLSCGHASMLLYSVLYLTGYDLTLEDIKHFRQWGSKTPGHPEYGHTPGIETTTGPLGQGFANAVGMAIAERHLAAEFNTGDDAVIDHRTWVFASDGDLMEGISHEAASIAGHLGLGKLIVCYDDNSITLDGPASLSMSDDTGTRFEAYGWNVLRVDDVNDLPVMDRALAQARDVHDRPTLIIVRTHIGYGSPHKQDTSQAHGEPLGVDEVKLTKKNLGWEWTDTFHVPPEALAAWRDAGKRGAPLRAQWEKLRDAWAARRPDSARELARRLERKLPDGWRSALPTFQPNEKGIATRAASNAVINALGPKIPELVGGAADLSTSTKTIISSSDRLERDTPRGRNLFYGVREHAMAAIMNGMYVHGGIIPFGGTFLIFSDYMRPPTRLAALMKIRPIYVFTHDSVGLGEDGPTHQPIEQLAALRAIPGMTVFRPADAAETAEAWATALEITNGPVAFALTRQNVPILDRSRYAPASGVARGAYVLSDVDGAGPDVILLGSGSEVHILLAAQELLLSAGIRARVVSVPSIERFYAQPVSYRDQVLPRTNHHRIAMEAASPQPWYRLVGDSGVVIGLERFGASAPYERIYRELGLTAEHVVSAARTMLNR